One window from the genome of Pseudonocardia hierapolitana encodes:
- a CDS encoding aminomethyl transferase family protein → MTGPDGEPLAGALVDVWQANADGFYDVQQPDVQPERNLRGLFTADHDGRFWFRTIVPRYYPIPDDGPVGQLLAATNRYPYRPAHVHFIATAPGYRPVTTHLFVDDSPYLDSDAVFGVKESLVRPFPLVDDPGRAAEAGLPNPFRAVHFDIALLRADQTPRPRGTRTMATADRNAGSLQDLIDATPNLVDHLYNDTPGPHSRIRADLNPVPTEFSNWRDEQRAWRETAILFDQSHHMPELFLSGPDAFALLNSIGVNSLANLDPTRAKQFIGCTARGQMIGDCILYAHSDQTGDHYELVSSMPLLNWVEYQAKTGDWDVTIERDNNTSDNPTGRRAKFRFQLDGPNASEIFDAVVEGDTAEIKFFRTARVRIAGVEVLVLRHGMAGHKGVEISGPYEHGEKVRAAILAAGAEHGLRQGGTKAYFSTLYEQAWVAYPLPAIYTGEDLRAYREWLPADGWEGKFSIAGSFVSNNIEDYYVTPYDLGYGHIVKFDHDFIGRDVLEELAPNPPRKKMTLVWNADDVLRIVGSLLEPGVPYKYLELPVADYGNMIQRDEVRSLDGTFVGLSTYTGYSINERKILSIALLDAEHAVPGEEVTILWGEPDGGSRKPRVELHQQTLVRATVASAPYAAAVQQMMRSSI, encoded by the coding sequence GTGACCGGGCCCGACGGCGAACCGCTGGCCGGGGCGCTCGTCGACGTGTGGCAGGCCAACGCCGACGGCTTCTACGACGTCCAGCAGCCGGATGTCCAGCCGGAACGCAACCTGCGCGGGCTGTTCACCGCCGACCACGACGGCCGGTTCTGGTTCCGCACGATCGTGCCCCGCTACTACCCGATCCCCGACGACGGCCCCGTCGGCCAACTCCTCGCCGCGACCAACCGGTACCCCTACCGGCCCGCCCACGTGCACTTCATCGCCACCGCACCCGGCTACCGGCCCGTCACCACGCACCTGTTCGTCGACGACAGCCCCTACCTGGACTCCGACGCCGTCTTCGGCGTCAAGGAGAGCCTGGTCCGGCCGTTCCCGCTCGTCGACGACCCGGGGCGGGCCGCCGAGGCCGGGCTGCCCAACCCGTTCCGCGCCGTCCACTTCGACATCGCCTTGCTGCGCGCCGACCAGACACCGCGACCGAGAGGAACTCGCACGATGGCCACCGCTGACCGCAACGCCGGGTCGCTGCAGGATCTGATCGACGCCACGCCCAACCTCGTCGACCACCTGTACAACGACACGCCGGGCCCGCACAGCCGCATCCGGGCGGACCTGAACCCGGTGCCCACCGAGTTCTCGAACTGGCGCGACGAGCAGCGCGCCTGGCGGGAGACGGCGATCCTGTTCGACCAGTCGCACCACATGCCCGAGCTCTTCCTGAGCGGGCCGGACGCATTCGCCCTGCTGAACTCCATCGGCGTCAACAGCCTCGCCAACCTCGACCCCACCAGGGCCAAGCAGTTCATCGGCTGCACCGCCCGCGGCCAGATGATCGGGGACTGCATCCTCTACGCCCACAGCGATCAGACCGGCGACCACTACGAGCTCGTGAGCAGCATGCCCCTGCTCAACTGGGTCGAGTACCAGGCCAAGACCGGCGACTGGGACGTGACGATCGAGCGGGACAACAACACCTCCGACAACCCCACCGGCCGCCGCGCCAAGTTCCGGTTCCAGCTGGACGGCCCGAACGCCAGCGAGATCTTCGACGCGGTCGTCGAAGGCGACACCGCCGAGATTAAGTTCTTCCGCACCGCCCGGGTGAGGATCGCCGGCGTCGAGGTACTCGTCCTCCGGCACGGGATGGCCGGGCACAAGGGCGTCGAGATCTCCGGGCCCTACGAGCACGGTGAGAAGGTGCGCGCCGCCATCCTGGCAGCAGGCGCCGAGCACGGGCTGCGGCAGGGCGGGACCAAGGCCTACTTCAGCACGCTCTACGAGCAGGCCTGGGTCGCCTACCCACTGCCGGCCATCTATACCGGCGAGGACCTGCGCGCCTACCGGGAATGGCTCCCCGCCGACGGCTGGGAAGGCAAGTTCTCGATCGCCGGCAGCTTCGTCTCCAACAACATCGAGGATTACTACGTCACCCCCTACGACCTCGGCTACGGCCACATCGTCAAGTTCGACCACGACTTCATCGGCCGGGACGTACTGGAGGAGTTGGCCCCGAACCCGCCACGCAAGAAGATGACGCTCGTCTGGAACGCCGACGACGTGCTGCGCATCGTCGGCTCGCTCCTCGAGCCCGGCGTTCCCTACAAGTACCTCGAACTCCCGGTCGCCGACTACGGCAACATGATCCAGCGCGACGAGGTCCGCAGCCTGGACGGAACATTCGTCGGGCTGTCCACCTACACCGGCTACAGCATCAACGAGCGGAAGATCCTCTCGATCGCCCTGCTCGACGCCGAGCATGCTGTCCCGGGCGAGGAGGTCACCATCCTCTGGGGAGAGCCGGACGGCGGCTCCCGCAAGCCCCGCGTCGAGTTGCACCAGCAGACCCTCGTGCGCGCCACGGTCGCATCTGCTCCGTACGCGGCCGCCGTACAGCAGATGATGCGGTCGTCCATCTAA
- a CDS encoding IclR family transcriptional regulator produces the protein MPPTSEPGRSVSSRLLQVLFAFRPGHTRLTLAALARRTGLPQATVRRLAIELVTAGALDRAPDGALTVGTRLWQLGTLAPLTEPLRTVALPFMEDLYTALQQHVQLAVLEGSEAVIVERLSTPTAVGLVSQVGGGLPLHCSAVGKVLLAHGDGTLFDAVVERGLDRFTPRTVTDPIELRRELGDCRRTGTAIVRGELTAGADSVATRIMDAEGRVVAALSVVVRSGSVSLTAAVPSVVTSGLGISRRLGWTPDVGVRAELAAHSFNDCRGSAGTR, from the coding sequence ATGCCGCCGACCAGCGAACCGGGGCGGTCGGTGAGCTCCCGGCTCCTGCAGGTCCTCTTCGCGTTCCGGCCGGGACACACCCGGCTCACCCTCGCCGCGCTCGCCCGCAGGACGGGCCTGCCCCAGGCCACGGTGCGCCGGCTGGCCATCGAGCTCGTGACCGCGGGTGCGCTCGACCGGGCGCCCGACGGCGCGCTCACCGTGGGGACGCGGCTGTGGCAGCTGGGCACGCTGGCGCCGCTGACCGAGCCGCTGCGAACGGTGGCCCTGCCGTTCATGGAAGACCTGTACACCGCCCTGCAGCAGCACGTGCAGCTCGCGGTCCTCGAGGGATCCGAGGCGGTGATCGTGGAACGCCTGTCCACGCCGACCGCGGTGGGTCTGGTGTCCCAGGTGGGCGGCGGGTTGCCGCTGCACTGCTCGGCCGTGGGCAAGGTGCTGCTCGCCCACGGCGACGGGACGCTGTTCGATGCCGTGGTGGAGCGCGGGCTCGACCGGTTCACGCCGCGGACGGTCACCGATCCGATAGAGCTGCGCCGTGAGCTCGGCGACTGCCGGCGAACGGGGACGGCGATCGTGCGCGGAGAGCTGACTGCGGGTGCGGACTCGGTCGCCACCCGGATCATGGACGCCGAGGGGCGGGTCGTCGCCGCGCTCTCCGTGGTGGTTCGATCCGGGTCGGTGTCGCTGACGGCGGCCGTCCCGTCGGTCGTCACCAGCGGTCTGGGGATCTCCCGCCGGCTGGGATGGACCCCTGACGTGGGCGTCCGCGCCGAGCTCGCCGCTCATTCATTCAATGACTGCAGGGGTTCCGCCGGGACCAGGTGA
- a CDS encoding DUF6928 family protein — MVRPGYVVVPAGDGWLYEDTYPADDFTYATLLDGVELYCDKRFMFDRPSVRFRAPKYDTGPADIGSCARHRAADG, encoded by the coding sequence TTGGTCCGTCCGGGCTACGTCGTCGTCCCCGCCGGGGATGGCTGGCTGTACGAGGATACCTATCCCGCGGACGACTTCACGTACGCGACTCTTTTGGACGGGGTCGAGCTGTACTGTGACAAGCGATTCATGTTCGACCGCCCGTCGGTGCGATTCCGCGCACCGAAATATGACACCGGGCCGGCTGACATAGGCTCCTGCGCCCGTCACCGTGCGGCGGACGGTTAG
- a CDS encoding N-acetylmuramoyl-L-alanine amidase, with product MFLLDLADACRGSGLRVLEVDGWRTRGHGRMSGVRTVVCHHTAGPPTGEAPSLNFIRDRGLAQLVLGRSGTVHVVAAGLCWHAGVVHDPSTGNAWAIGIEAEATGTAAWPTVQYDAYARLCAALVGHYRLTVARVLGHKEVAAPTGRKIDPNFDMAAFRALVTEHLEDDMFTPEDRAKLNSLASRADVGFARDQIMTHLGKDPTAGPVPPAGREGLEVARRVDVGFALEQIMARLDAIEARLPEPDPVDEQL from the coding sequence GTGTTCCTGCTCGACCTGGCCGACGCCTGCCGCGGCTCCGGGTTGCGCGTCCTCGAGGTCGATGGCTGGCGGACCAGGGGCCACGGCCGGATGTCGGGCGTGCGGACGGTCGTCTGCCACCACACGGCCGGCCCGCCCACCGGTGAGGCACCGTCGCTGAACTTCATCCGCGACCGCGGGCTGGCGCAGCTCGTCCTCGGCCGCAGCGGCACCGTCCACGTCGTCGCGGCCGGGCTGTGCTGGCACGCCGGCGTGGTCCACGATCCGAGCACGGGCAACGCGTGGGCGATCGGCATCGAGGCCGAGGCCACGGGCACCGCGGCCTGGCCGACGGTGCAGTACGACGCCTACGCCCGCCTCTGCGCGGCCCTCGTGGGGCACTACCGCCTCACCGTGGCGCGCGTGCTCGGCCACAAGGAGGTGGCCGCCCCGACCGGCCGGAAGATCGACCCGAACTTCGACATGGCCGCGTTCCGCGCCCTCGTCACCGAGCACCTGGAGGACGACATGTTCACGCCCGAGGACCGCGCGAAGCTCAACAGCCTCGCCTCGCGCGCGGACGTCGGCTTCGCCCGCGACCAGATCATGACGCACCTGGGGAAGGACCCCACCGCCGGCCCGGTCCCCCCGGCGGGGCGCGAGGGCCTCGAGGTCGCCCGCCGCGTCGACGTCGGCTTCGCACTCGAACAGATCATGGCCCGGCTGGACGCGATCGAGGCGCGCCTACCCGAGCCCGACCCGGTGGACGAGCAACTCTGA
- a CDS encoding FAD-dependent monooxygenase, translating into MVGSSAGTLRVASRIAIVGGGIGGLAAAAFLHRAGLPSVVYEQTPQLREVGAGLVLAPNAVRLLRRLGAMDRLRDRAVPLDVGWEFRRWADGRVLSAENLAGSCERLYGERTYTVHRADLAHAIGAAVPPDAVQLGKRCTSVTVRGDTAELAFADGTSAEADVVIGADGVHSTVRGAMIEPATATYSGICAFRALVPADRAPGFARRRAQTLWIGPGHHLVHYPISGETAVNLVAFAPAGDYTVESWSATATVEEFLAEFAGWDPRLQELIKGAGTPGRWALLDRAPLGRWSHGPVTLLGDAAHPMFPFFAQGAAQSIEDAAALARCLAQDTHAPARALQRYESLRIGRTTRLQEVSHARAHVNHLPDGPEQEARDASLAGADPLVASGWIYAYDAEAEETARV; encoded by the coding sequence ATGGTCGGATCGTCTGCCGGCACTCTCCGTGTCGCCTCCCGGATCGCCATCGTCGGGGGCGGCATCGGCGGCCTCGCCGCGGCCGCATTCCTGCACCGCGCCGGGCTGCCGAGCGTCGTCTACGAGCAGACCCCGCAGCTGAGGGAGGTCGGCGCCGGGCTGGTGCTGGCACCCAACGCGGTACGGCTGCTGCGCCGGCTGGGCGCCATGGACCGGCTACGCGATCGTGCCGTTCCGCTGGACGTGGGGTGGGAGTTCCGCCGGTGGGCAGACGGGCGGGTCCTGTCCGCGGAGAACCTGGCCGGCTCGTGCGAGCGCCTCTACGGCGAGCGCACGTACACGGTGCACCGGGCCGACCTCGCCCACGCGATCGGCGCCGCCGTCCCACCGGACGCGGTCCAGCTCGGCAAGCGCTGCACGTCCGTCACAGTCCGCGGCGATACCGCGGAGCTGGCGTTCGCCGATGGGACCTCCGCCGAGGCCGACGTCGTGATCGGCGCCGACGGAGTGCACTCCACCGTTCGCGGCGCGATGATCGAGCCGGCAACGGCGACCTACTCGGGGATCTGCGCGTTCCGGGCCCTCGTGCCGGCCGACCGTGCGCCCGGGTTCGCCCGCCGCCGCGCACAGACACTGTGGATCGGCCCCGGCCACCACTTGGTGCACTACCCCATCTCCGGCGAGACCGCGGTCAACCTCGTCGCGTTCGCGCCGGCCGGCGACTACACCGTCGAGTCCTGGAGCGCCACCGCGACCGTGGAGGAGTTCCTCGCCGAGTTCGCCGGCTGGGACCCGCGCCTGCAGGAGCTGATCAAGGGTGCCGGGACGCCCGGCCGGTGGGCGCTGCTGGACCGCGCGCCGCTCGGGCGCTGGAGCCACGGCCCGGTCACCCTCCTCGGCGACGCCGCCCATCCCATGTTCCCGTTCTTCGCCCAGGGCGCCGCCCAGTCCATCGAGGACGCCGCCGCCCTGGCCCGCTGCCTCGCCCAGGACACGCATGCACCCGCACGTGCGCTGCAGCGGTACGAGTCGCTGCGGATCGGACGCACCACCCGGCTGCAAGAGGTCAGCCACGCCAGAGCGCACGTCAACCACCTCCCCGACGGGCCCGAGCAGGAGGCCAGGGATGCATCGCTGGCCGGCGCGGACCCGCTTGTCGCCAGCGGCTGGATCTACGCGTACGACGCCGAGGCGGAAGAGACCGCCCGGGTCTGA